One window from the genome of Diabrotica virgifera virgifera chromosome 6, PGI_DIABVI_V3a encodes:
- the LOC114326328 gene encoding LOW QUALITY PROTEIN: cactin (The sequence of the model RefSeq protein was modified relative to this genomic sequence to represent the inferred CDS: deleted 1 base in 1 codon) translates to MERSRKQRDRSISNSSEDSNKKKQYSKHSKGKEKYPDTRDRSSDKSKEKRKKSKKKKKRSRSSSEESSSNSDSSDNSVKLLEKLTKERIRLGEERKKQKELIKATETAEEKRMRRLVKKENKERSRKERMGWDNEYLHYTNSDNPFGDGNLLSTFVWSKKLNKEGLKGVSQEEIEAINRMKQEENKRELEKVKKRRLERELERQKRDEETQMLQRSKEAAQFEEWERQEDKFHLEQARLRSHIRIQDGRAKPIDLLAKYISAEEEVDAVEMHEPYTYLNGLHIKDLEDLVEDIKVYKELERGKNLDYWNDITVIVEDELQKLRKLEKQNDFDLGLNRREGIHQSVAGDVTSVFKGKTAVQLAALEKQIEGKISGKADGIDIGYWESLLSQLKAHMARARLRDRHQESLRRKLQVLKAEQAIIVTAPSESHSSGGEEAPTKDVQEPKPGPSQEPDDKENNEEEPADEEAANSWLNECFDAYEAGGYSPKFLTPDEIEPGTIVVIEEDDLKRLEFARIQVVGKGKTVENVITKEELMLQKEARKGMDGDEAQFSVEQALDSQVYLWSDKYRPRKPRYFNRVHTGFEWNKYNQTHYDMDNPPPKIVQGYKFNIFYPDLIDKSSTPEYFLTPCPENKEFAILRFHAGPPYEDIAFKIVNREWEYSYKRGSGASFTITSSNCGSTLKDIGIGDKNSVQTFVYLYKIV, encoded by the exons ATGGAACGTAGTCGAAAACAAAGAGATCGGTCAATTTCAAATAGTTCCGAGGAtagtaataaaaaaaagcaatATTCCAAACATTCAAAAGGAAAAGAAAAATATCCAGACACAAGGGATAGAAGTAGCGATAAAAGCAAAGAAAAACgtaagaaatcaaagaaaaagaaaaaaagatccAGGAGCAGTTCTGAGGAATCCAGCTCGAACAGCGACAGCTCTGATAATTCAGTAAAATTGCTGGAAAAGCTCACAAAAGAAAGAATTAGACTTGGAGAAGAAAGGAAGAAGCAAAAAGAACTAATCAAAGCTACTGAAACAGCAGAGGAGAAGAGAATGAGGCGGCTCGTAAAGAAGGAGAACAAAGAGAGATCCAGGAAAGAGAGAATGGGCTGGGATAACGAGTATTTACATTATACAAACAGTGACAATCCTTTCGGGGATGGAAACTTGTTGTCTACATTTGTGTGGTCCAAGAAGTTAAACAAAGAAGGATTGAAAG GTGTTAGTCAAGAAGAAATCGAAGCAATAAACAGGATGAAACAAGAAGAAAACAAAAGAGAACTGGAAAAAGTAAAAAAGAGACGTCTAGAAAGAGAATTAGAAAGACAGAAGAGGGACGAAGAAACCCAGATGCTCCAAAGAAGCAAGGAAGCAGCACAATTTGAAGAGTGGGAGAGGCAAGAAGATAAGTTCCATCTGGAACAAGCAAGACTGAGATCACATATAAGAATCCAAGATGGCAGAGCCAAACCCATAGATTTGTTAGCCAAATATATAAGTGCGGAAGAAGAGGTAGATGCTGTTGAAATGCATGAACCTTACACATACCTAAACGGTTTACATATCAAAGATTTAGAAGATCTAGTAGAGGATATTAAGGTCTATAAAGAGTTAGAAAGGGGGAAAAATTTGGATTATTGGAATGATATAACTGTAATAGTGGAAGATGAGTTGCAGAAGCTTAGGAAGCTGGAAAAACAGAATGATTTTGATTTAGGTTTGAATAGAAGAGAAGGTATACATCAGTCAGTAGCTGGAGATGTTACTTCCGTATTTAAAG GTAAAACCGCTGTCCAGTTAGCAGCTTTGGAAAAGCAAATAGAGGGAAAAATTAGCGGCAAAGCTGATGGTATTGATATAGGTTACTGGGAATCTCTGTTATCACAACTTAAAGCGCACATGGCTAGAGCAAGACTACGAGATAGACATCAAGAAAGTTTGAGGAGAAAACTTCAAGTCTTGAAAGCTGAACAAGCCATCATTGTAACAGCTCCAAGTGAAAGTCATTCCAGTGGAGGCGAGGAAGCTCCAACGAAAGATGTGCAAGAACCAAAGCCTGGGCCTTCTCAGGAACCTGATGATAAG GAAAATAATGAGGAGGAACCTGCAGATGAGGAAGCAGCTAATTCATGGCTGAATGAGTGTTTTGATGCCTATGAAGCTGGTGGATATAGTCCCAAGTTTCTTACTCCTGACGAAATAGAACCAGGAACCATTGTTGTTATAGAAGAAGATGATCTGAAAAGATTGGAATTTGCAAGAATTCAG GTTGTCGGTAAAGGTAAAACTGTGGAAAATGTTATAACGAAGGAGGAGTTGATGCTACAAAAAGAGGCTCGTAAAGGCATGGATGGAGACGAGGCACAGTTCTCTGTAGAGCAAGCTTTGGACAGCCAAGTCTATCTTTGGTCCGACAAATACCGTCCTAGGAAACCCAGGTACTTTAATAGAGTACACACTGGATTCGAATGGAACAAATACAATCAAACACATTATGATATGGACAATCCCCCTCCTAAAATCGTGCAGGGATACAAGTTCAACATATTCTATCCTGATTTAATAGACAAAAGTAGTACCCCAGAGTATTTTCTCACTCCTTGCCCAGAAAATAAAGAGTTTGCCATATTGAGGTTTCATGCTGGGCCTCCGTATGAAGATATTGCTTTCAAGATTGTCAATAGAGAGTGGGAGTATTCGTATAAAAGA GGTTCAGGTGCCAGTTTCACAATAACATCTTCCAACTGTGGTTCCACTTTAAAAGATATAGGTATAGGAGATAAAAACAGTGTACAAACTTTTGTATATCTTTACAAAATAGTGTAA